A stretch of the Musa acuminata AAA Group cultivar baxijiao chromosome BXJ2-7, Cavendish_Baxijiao_AAA, whole genome shotgun sequence genome encodes the following:
- the LOC103992587 gene encoding CBS domain-containing protein CBSX6, translating to MALVFLHHVVGDLTLGKPELVEFSEAETVEAAVSAIGNSAEGAITVWRTKPAAAAAARPPAERFVGMLNSSDVVAFLALSGADPEKAMRTPVAEVVTPNPGLLKEVDPGTRLIDALEMMKQGVRCLLVRKSIMWKGFSKRFSILYNGKWLKNIQSSSLGGVSNSDQPSSSALPDNKFCCLSREDVVRFIIGCLGALAPLPLSSIASLGAISTTYSFIEAPSPAFEAIYKIPHDPCAIAVIETNSDGTHKIIGDISAYKLWKCDYLAAAWAMANLSAGQFVIGADDYGTTRASVPDFPINSPTDGSGPGVSSRPRKFSSRSIGFFNNQVNQMPVGRLRSMYRGRSAPLTCKHTSSLAAVMAQMLSHRATHVWVTDADMEDDILVGIVSYTDILNAVTKFPPP from the exons ATGGCCCTAGTCTTCCTCCATCACGTCGTCGGCGACCTCACCCTCGGCAAGCCCGAGCTGGTCGAGTTCTCCGAGGCGGAGACGGTCGAGGCGGCCGTCAGCGCCATCGGGAACTCCGCCGAGGGCGCGATCACTGTCTGGCGGACGAAgcccgccgccgccgcagcagcGCGCCCTCCGGCCGAGCGGTTCGTCGGGATGCTGAACTCGTCGGACGTAGTGGCCTTCCTCGCGCTTTCCGGCGCCGACCCGGAGAAGGCCATGAGGACGCCCGTCGCGGAGGTGGTGACGCCCAACCCCGGCCTGTTGAAGGAGGTGGATCCCGGAACAAG GTTAATTGATGCACTGGAGATGATGAAGCAAGGGGTGAGATGCCTCCTTGTGCGCAAAAGCATCATGTGGAAAGGCTTCAGCAAGCGTTTCTCCATCCTTTATAATGGTAAATGGCTTAAGAACATTCAGAGCTCATCCTTAGGTGGAGTAAGCAACAGTGATCAACCATCATCTTCTGCTCTCCCTGACAATAAGTTTTGCTGCCTTTCTCGGGAAGATGTAGTACGTTTTATAATTGGCTGCCTTGGTGCTCTAGCCCCCCTTCCTCTATCTTCTATTGCATCTCTCGGAGCCATCAGCACAACCTACTCTTTTATCGAAGCCCCCTCGCCAGCCTTTGAAGCCATCTATAAGATTCCTCATGACCCATGTGCGATTGCAGTTATAGAGACAAACTCTGATGGCACTCACAAGATAATTGGAGATATATCTGCATATAAGTTATGGAAATGTGATTACTTGGCTGCTGCGTGGGCTATGGCAAATTTGTCAGCTGGGCAATTTGTTATAGGAGCAGATGACTACGGCACGACACGAGCTTCAGTGCCTGATTTCCCTATCAACTCACCAACAGATGGTTCTGGACCTGGAGTCTCCTCAAGGCCTAGGAAGTTCAGCAGCAGGAGTATTGGGTTCTTCAATAATCAGGTGAACCAGATGCCAGTAGGGAGACTGAGGAGCATGTACCGGGGGAGGAGTGCACCGTTGACATGCAAGCATACAAGTTCGTTGGCTGCCGTCATGGCCCAGATGCTGTCCCACAGGGCCACCCACGTGTGGGTAACGGATGCTGATATGGAGGATGACATCCTGGTCGGCATTGTCTCGTACACCGACATTCTGAATGCAGTCACTAAGTTCCCACCACCTTGA